In Gouania willdenowi chromosome 24, fGouWil2.1, whole genome shotgun sequence, a single window of DNA contains:
- the LOC114458069 gene encoding uncharacterized protein LOC114458069 has translation MAVFEITRALLFAVLACVSQSFPTKTGGGFDSGSGAPVPPGDSGLGLQGVLAFSHPSAQGAPASSSSNVLLSPGVSSYYSADAAAPNAGLAAANDPQWEVPPQSLDGPSSDGFAAGRGFPPEGPSVPEFTSGELSHMENTFEHGSNDRETERQGEDPRRPPFFPGPMPRLPFGPAGGLEAGLSASFPGPYWYPYYDWMFLTGQYPPGTVSHFSSSFEQGKDDWQDSNYDKHYHSVPTGRVIPTYPKPVQQVKDEA, from the exons ATGGCTGTTTTTGAAATCACAAG GGCTTTGCTCTTTGCTGTACTGGCTTGTGTGAGTCAGAGCTTTCCAACAAAGACAG GTGGTGGTTTTGATTCAGGCTCAGGGGCTCCTGTCCCGCCTGGAGATTCAGGCCTTGGACTCCAGGGTGTTCTGGCCTTCTCCCACCCCAGTGCTCAGGGAGCACCAGCCTCCTCCAGCTCTAATGTTTTACTGTCCCCAGGAGTTTCCAGCTACTATTCTGCTGATGCAGCAGCGCCCAATGCGGGACTAGCTGCAGCTAATG ATCCCCAATGGGAGGTTCCTCCTCAGTCCCTTGACGGTCCTTCCAGTGATggctttgctgcaggaagaggTTTTCCACCTGAAGGTCCCTCAGTGCCTGAGTTCACATCCGGTGAACTCTCCCACATGGAGAACACCTTTGAACATGGCAGCAATGATCGTGAAACAGAACGCCAAGGAGAAGATCCTCGACGCCCTCCTTTTTTTCCTGGTCCAATGCCCAGACTTCCTTTTGGCCCTGCAGGAGGGCTTGAGGCTGGTCTATCTGCCAGCTTCCCAGGCCCCTACTGGTACCCTTACTATGACTGGATGTTCCTGACTGGCCAGTACCCTCCAGGGACTGTGTCTCAC TTCAGCTCCAGCTTTGAGCAGGGCAAGGATGACTGGCAAGATTCCAACTATGACAAGCACTACCATAGTGTTCCTACTGGACGTGTCATCCCCACCTACCCTAAACCTGTGCAGCAAGTCAAAGATGAAGCTTGA